In one window of Oryzias melastigma strain HK-1 linkage group LG5, ASM292280v2, whole genome shotgun sequence DNA:
- the zgc:92107 gene encoding rho GTPase-activating protein 39 isoform X4 codes for MLVKVNSMNRSQPNPALQQLGAHSKAITLNLNPSCNKTQEGHLSSSQGYKTAPSGKETGEMHQTHHLRKASNGSFCLVTADSSHPSPILQRSQTSTPRPISPQYGFTAPIYDEPVKDIPIYDEPPTDMEVEGAHLCNGQSLSRLTAAQSLQKPLYLQHPGVSHSGSRHRRNPSASDYSPAGLECIKHMVNIDPKQGNSTNSLVSIHAPSPTPKQDTVPTQPQAHSLQQSRGQLRDREPVTPGPSSLDKRQNWRVLEATVQRAMDARHSRQSSQASQDFSSSTPQATANYQDSGYSTGPSPSLRRKSRRRVVAGGGRPGSVGSSGELCALNERLMAEMREVVSRSNTMREVRAGLDPEKGEKGVLTPSPADSLRWYGAGAAVPTARCPSREDVAGASRSLKGTGNYGNPALTPLEIQGRQKRTYEKVDTLEMSISSQASLSSPETPGPPSQAGTLELQAQLESKKKGMVDSRTASLGPHRPVNHESREGGDGAGARGGGSAFQLSYATLRQPPPSEMGMEDWASKHLNMHTQGLFRRRVSIANMLSWNRGSIKKPMLVTSNRAIRKEACEMFKLVQAYMGDRPSRLDRRHCALLIVTKCWDMPGLRDELYVQLVRQTTANASPRSLAAGWELMAVSLAFFAPSPKFRCYLEGYIQRHTEPSSDKKCESQTELQVTQFILEQQEMKIKKNSKSRKKRKQNTEEDEGLSISTYAKFCHRKLLKVVITGGKKGLRKPTLEEIDHSRRAIITPSLFGSSLEEVMERQSELFPDRKLPWVQVQLSQYVLALGGAQTEGIFRVPGDIDEVNALKLQVDQWRIPENLSDPNVPASLMKLWYRELEEPLIPMDFYKQCISNCDDPVLAITVVQSLPELNRLVLCYFIHFLQVFAQPSNVAITKMDVNNLAMVMAPNCLRCHSDDPRIIFENTRKEMSFLRMLIVHLDTSFIEGVV; via the exons ATGTTGGTGAAGGTGAACAGCATGAACCGTAGCCAGCCCAACCCAGCATTACAGCAGCTTGGTGCACACAGCAAAGCAATTACCTTAAATCTGAATCCCTCCTGCAATAAGACCCAAGAAGGACATCTGAGCTCCAGTCAGGGATATAAAACTGCTCCTTCTGGCAAAGAGACTGGAGAAATGCACCAAACCCATCACCTGAGAAAAGCCAGCAATGGCAGCTTCTGCTTGGTGACTGCAGATAGTAGCCATCCCAGCCCAATCCTTCAAAGGTCACAGACCAGCACACCCCGCCCCATCTCACCTCAGTATGGCTTCACTGCTCCAATCTATGACGAGCCGGTTAAAGACATTCCCATATACGATGAACCTCCTACAGACATGGAGGTGGAGGGGGCACACTTGTGCAATGGACAATCTCTGTCTCGTTTGACAGCCGCTCAGAGTCTCCAGAAACCTTTATACCTCCAGCACCCAGGTGTATCTCATTCAGGGTCCAGACACAGAAGAAATCCATCTGCGTCTGACTACAGCCCAGCTGGCCTGGAGTGCATCAAGCACATGGTCAACATTGATCCCAAGCAGGGGAACTCCACCAACTCTCTGGTGTCCATACACGCCCCTTCTCCTACACCCAAACAAGACACTGTTCCGACCCAGCCACAAGCCCACTCTTTGCAACAGTCTCGAGGTCAGCTGAGGGACAGAGAGCCAGTGACCCCTGGCCCAAGTTCACTGGATAAAAGGCAAAACTGGCGAGTCCTGGAGGCAACTGTACAACGTGCTATGGATGCACGACACAGCAGACAGAGCAGCCAGGCATCTCAGGACTTCTCCTCATCTACTCCACAAGCTACTGCTAACTATCAAGACTCTGGTTACTCCACTGGCCCTTCCCCAAGTCTGAGAAGAAAGAGCAGGAGGAGGGTGGTCGCTGGAGGAGGCAGGCCGGGCTCAGTGGGCAGCAGTGGAGAGCTCTGCGCCCTCAATGAGAGACTCATGGCAGAAATGAGGGAGGTTGTTAGCCGTTCAAACACCATGAGGGAAGTCAGAGCAGGCCTGGACCCAGAAAAGGGAGAGAAGGGGGTCCTGACTCCGTCCCCTGCAGATTCTCTCAGGTGGTATGGTGCAGGAGCAGCAGTACCAACAGCCAGATGTCCATCAAGAGAAGATGTTGCTGGAGCCTCCCGTTCTCTGAAAGGGACGGGTAACTATGGGAACCCAGCCTTGACCCCTCTGGAAATACAAGGGAGGCAGAAAAGGACATACGAAAAAGTGGACACCTTGGAGATGAGTATAAGTAGCCAAGCAAGCTTGTCATCACCAGAGACCCCAGGCCCACCCTCACAG GCGGGCACCCTAGAGCTGCAGGCTCAGTTGGAGAGCAAAAAGAAAGGTATGGTGGACAGCCGGACTGCTTCACTGGGCCCTCATCGTCCTGTTAACCACGAAAGCAGAGAGGGCGGTGATGGGGCAGGGGCACGAGGAGGGGGGTCTGCCTTCCAGCTCTCCTACGCCACCCTGCGGCAGCCTCCGCCTTCTGAGATGGGCATGGAAGACTGGGCCAGCAAGCACCTCAACATGCACACGCAAGGACTTTTCCGGCGCCGTGTCTCCATCGCCAACATGCTTTCCTGGAATCGTGGCTCCATAAAGAAACCCATGCTGGTTACCAGCAATCGTGCCATCAGGAAGGAAGCCTGCGAGATGTTCAAGCTGGTACAGGCCTACATGGGAGACAGGCCATCACGACTTGACCGCCGCCACTGCGCCCTGCTCATTGTCACCAAGTGTTGGGACATGCCAGGGCTACGGGACGAGCTTTACGTGCAGCTGGTAAGGCAAACAACAGCCAACGCAAGCCCAAGAAGCTTGGCAGCAGGTTGGGAGCTGATGGCCGTCAGCTTGGCCTTCTTCGCTCCCTCGCCCAAGTTCCGCTGCTATCTGGAGGGCTACATCCAGAGACACACGGAGCCCAGCAGCGACAAGAAATGTGAGTCTCAGACTGAGCTACAGG TGACACAGTTCATTTTGGAACAGCAAGAAatgaagataaagaaaaattcaaagtcCAGAAAGAAGCGGAAACAGAACACAGAGGAAGATGAAG GTCTATCTATCAGCACATACGCCAAGTTTTGCCACCGGAAGCTGCTCAAGGTAGTGATTACTGGTGGGAAAAAG GGTCTGCGTAAACCCACCTTGGAAGAGATCGACCATAGCAGAAGAGCCATCATCACCCCCTCCCTTTTTGGCAGCTCACTtgaggaggtgatggagagGCAAAGCGAACTCTTCCCAGACAGGAAGCTGCCTTGGGTGCAGGTTCAGCTGTCCCAGTATGTCCTGGCTCTGGGTGGGGCTCAGACGGAGGGCATCTTCAG GGTGCCGGGAGACATTGATGAAGTGAATGCACTGAAGCTCCAAGTCGACCAGTGGAGGATTCCTGAAAACCTCTCAGACCCTAATGTTCCAG CCTCCCTAATGAAGCTATGGTATCGTGAGCTGGAGGAACCCCTCATCCCCATGGATTTTTACAAGCAGTGCATTAGTAACTGTGACGACCCGGTATTAGCTATCACCGTGGTCCAGTCACTGCCTGAACTCAATAGGCTCGTTCTCTGCTACTTTATTCACTTCCTGCAG GTGTTTGCTCAGCCATCTAACGTTGCCATAACTAAGATGGATGTGAACAATCTGGCCATGGTGATGGCTCCCAACTGCCTCCGATGCCATTCTGACGATCCCCGGATCATCTTTGAAAACACGCGGAAGGAGATGTCCTTCCTGAGAATGCTCATCGTTCACTTAGACACCAGTTTTATTGAAGGGGTGGTTTAA
- the zgc:92107 gene encoding rho GTPase-activating protein 39 isoform X1, producing MSEKSSDWVEILEPRSRERMYVNLTTGECGWDPPSGVPVRQADGNQWWELFDTHSGRFYYYNSTGPRTVWHRPQGADIVPLSQLQAMKRCNEAKRVGGSDEKHRHGTTGSIGSPGSQEMHTPLPEQESDVPVTSVQTPSTENANSELDPTVDLRSKGDGSSLEDSKDFSKDTPRDTSQRWQPAPGSKAAMLVKVNSMNRSQPNPALQQLGAHSKAITLNLNPSCNKTQEGHLSSSQGYKTAPSGKETGEMHQTHHLRKASNGSFCLVTADSSHPSPILQRSQTSTPRPISPQYGFTAPIYDEPVKDIPIYDEPPTDMEVEGAHLCNGQSLSRLTAAQSLQKPLYLQHPGVSHSGSRHRRNPSASDYSPAGLECIKHMVNIDPKQGNSTNSLVSIHAPSPTPKQDTVPTQPQAHSLQQSRGQLRDREPVTPGPSSLDKRQNWRVLEATVQRAMDARHSRQSSQASQDFSSSTPQATANYQDSGYSTGPSPSLRRKSRRRVVAGGGRPGSVGSSGELCALNERLMAEMREVVSRSNTMREVRAGLDPEKGEKGVLTPSPADSLRWYGAGAAVPTARCPSREDVAGASRSLKGTGNYGNPALTPLEIQGRQKRTYEKVDTLEMSISSQASLSSPETPGPPSQAGTLELQAQLESKKKGMVDSRTASLGPHRPVNHESREGGDGAGARGGGSAFQLSYATLRQPPPSEMGMEDWASKHLNMHTQGLFRRRVSIANMLSWNRGSIKKPMLVTSNRAIRKEACEMFKLVQAYMGDRPSRLDRRHCALLIVTKCWDMPGLRDELYVQLVRQTTANASPRSLAAGWELMAVSLAFFAPSPKFRCYLEGYIQRHTEPSSDKKCESQTELQVTQFILEQQEMKIKKNSKSRKKRKQNTEEDEGLSISTYAKFCHRKLLKVVITGGKKGLRKPTLEEIDHSRRAIITPSLFGSSLEEVMERQSELFPDRKLPWVQVQLSQYVLALGGAQTEGIFRVPGDIDEVNALKLQVDQWRIPENLSDPNVPASLMKLWYRELEEPLIPMDFYKQCISNCDDPVLAITVVQSLPELNRLVLCYFIHFLQVFAQPSNVAITKMDVNNLAMVMAPNCLRCHSDDPRIIFENTRKEMSFLRMLIVHLDTSFIEGVV from the exons CTCTGATTGGGTGGAGATCCTGGAGCCGCGCTCCCGTGAACGCATGTATGTGAATTTGACGACAGGGGAATGTGGCTGGGATCCTCCTTCAGGTGTTCCTGTTCGCCAGGCAGATGGTAACCAGTGGTGGGAGCTGTTCGACACTCACAGTGGCCGCTTCTATTACTACAACTCCACTGGGCCCCGTACTGTCTGGCATCGACCCCAGGGAGCCGACATAGTGCCCCTCTCCCAGCTCCAGGCCATGAAGCGATGCAACGAGGCCAAACGTGTTGGAGGGAGTGACGAGAAGCACCGCCATGGAACCACAGGGAGTATCGGCAGTCCCGGGAGCCAGGAGATGCACACTCCTCTACCTGAGCAGGAGAGTGATGTCCCTGTAACCAGTGTCCAGACACCCAGCACAGAAAATGCCAACTCTGAGCTGGACCCAACAGTTGATCTCAGATCAAAGGGAGATGGAAGCAGCCTAGAAGACAGCAAGGATTTCAGCAAAGACACACCCAG ggacaCTTCTCAAAGATGGCAACCAGCACCTGGTTCTAAAGCAGCCATGTTGGTGAAGGTGAACAGCATGAACCGTAGCCAGCCCAACCCAGCATTACAGCAGCTTGGTGCACACAGCAAAGCAATTACCTTAAATCTGAATCCCTCCTGCAATAAGACCCAAGAAGGACATCTGAGCTCCAGTCAGGGATATAAAACTGCTCCTTCTGGCAAAGAGACTGGAGAAATGCACCAAACCCATCACCTGAGAAAAGCCAGCAATGGCAGCTTCTGCTTGGTGACTGCAGATAGTAGCCATCCCAGCCCAATCCTTCAAAGGTCACAGACCAGCACACCCCGCCCCATCTCACCTCAGTATGGCTTCACTGCTCCAATCTATGACGAGCCGGTTAAAGACATTCCCATATACGATGAACCTCCTACAGACATGGAGGTGGAGGGGGCACACTTGTGCAATGGACAATCTCTGTCTCGTTTGACAGCCGCTCAGAGTCTCCAGAAACCTTTATACCTCCAGCACCCAGGTGTATCTCATTCAGGGTCCAGACACAGAAGAAATCCATCTGCGTCTGACTACAGCCCAGCTGGCCTGGAGTGCATCAAGCACATGGTCAACATTGATCCCAAGCAGGGGAACTCCACCAACTCTCTGGTGTCCATACACGCCCCTTCTCCTACACCCAAACAAGACACTGTTCCGACCCAGCCACAAGCCCACTCTTTGCAACAGTCTCGAGGTCAGCTGAGGGACAGAGAGCCAGTGACCCCTGGCCCAAGTTCACTGGATAAAAGGCAAAACTGGCGAGTCCTGGAGGCAACTGTACAACGTGCTATGGATGCACGACACAGCAGACAGAGCAGCCAGGCATCTCAGGACTTCTCCTCATCTACTCCACAAGCTACTGCTAACTATCAAGACTCTGGTTACTCCACTGGCCCTTCCCCAAGTCTGAGAAGAAAGAGCAGGAGGAGGGTGGTCGCTGGAGGAGGCAGGCCGGGCTCAGTGGGCAGCAGTGGAGAGCTCTGCGCCCTCAATGAGAGACTCATGGCAGAAATGAGGGAGGTTGTTAGCCGTTCAAACACCATGAGGGAAGTCAGAGCAGGCCTGGACCCAGAAAAGGGAGAGAAGGGGGTCCTGACTCCGTCCCCTGCAGATTCTCTCAGGTGGTATGGTGCAGGAGCAGCAGTACCAACAGCCAGATGTCCATCAAGAGAAGATGTTGCTGGAGCCTCCCGTTCTCTGAAAGGGACGGGTAACTATGGGAACCCAGCCTTGACCCCTCTGGAAATACAAGGGAGGCAGAAAAGGACATACGAAAAAGTGGACACCTTGGAGATGAGTATAAGTAGCCAAGCAAGCTTGTCATCACCAGAGACCCCAGGCCCACCCTCACAG GCGGGCACCCTAGAGCTGCAGGCTCAGTTGGAGAGCAAAAAGAAAGGTATGGTGGACAGCCGGACTGCTTCACTGGGCCCTCATCGTCCTGTTAACCACGAAAGCAGAGAGGGCGGTGATGGGGCAGGGGCACGAGGAGGGGGGTCTGCCTTCCAGCTCTCCTACGCCACCCTGCGGCAGCCTCCGCCTTCTGAGATGGGCATGGAAGACTGGGCCAGCAAGCACCTCAACATGCACACGCAAGGACTTTTCCGGCGCCGTGTCTCCATCGCCAACATGCTTTCCTGGAATCGTGGCTCCATAAAGAAACCCATGCTGGTTACCAGCAATCGTGCCATCAGGAAGGAAGCCTGCGAGATGTTCAAGCTGGTACAGGCCTACATGGGAGACAGGCCATCACGACTTGACCGCCGCCACTGCGCCCTGCTCATTGTCACCAAGTGTTGGGACATGCCAGGGCTACGGGACGAGCTTTACGTGCAGCTGGTAAGGCAAACAACAGCCAACGCAAGCCCAAGAAGCTTGGCAGCAGGTTGGGAGCTGATGGCCGTCAGCTTGGCCTTCTTCGCTCCCTCGCCCAAGTTCCGCTGCTATCTGGAGGGCTACATCCAGAGACACACGGAGCCCAGCAGCGACAAGAAATGTGAGTCTCAGACTGAGCTACAGG TGACACAGTTCATTTTGGAACAGCAAGAAatgaagataaagaaaaattcaaagtcCAGAAAGAAGCGGAAACAGAACACAGAGGAAGATGAAG GTCTATCTATCAGCACATACGCCAAGTTTTGCCACCGGAAGCTGCTCAAGGTAGTGATTACTGGTGGGAAAAAG GGTCTGCGTAAACCCACCTTGGAAGAGATCGACCATAGCAGAAGAGCCATCATCACCCCCTCCCTTTTTGGCAGCTCACTtgaggaggtgatggagagGCAAAGCGAACTCTTCCCAGACAGGAAGCTGCCTTGGGTGCAGGTTCAGCTGTCCCAGTATGTCCTGGCTCTGGGTGGGGCTCAGACGGAGGGCATCTTCAG GGTGCCGGGAGACATTGATGAAGTGAATGCACTGAAGCTCCAAGTCGACCAGTGGAGGATTCCTGAAAACCTCTCAGACCCTAATGTTCCAG CCTCCCTAATGAAGCTATGGTATCGTGAGCTGGAGGAACCCCTCATCCCCATGGATTTTTACAAGCAGTGCATTAGTAACTGTGACGACCCGGTATTAGCTATCACCGTGGTCCAGTCACTGCCTGAACTCAATAGGCTCGTTCTCTGCTACTTTATTCACTTCCTGCAG GTGTTTGCTCAGCCATCTAACGTTGCCATAACTAAGATGGATGTGAACAATCTGGCCATGGTGATGGCTCCCAACTGCCTCCGATGCCATTCTGACGATCCCCGGATCATCTTTGAAAACACGCGGAAGGAGATGTCCTTCCTGAGAATGCTCATCGTTCACTTAGACACCAGTTTTATTGAAGGGGTGGTTTAA
- the zgc:92107 gene encoding rho GTPase-activating protein 39 isoform X2 yields MSEKSSDWVEILEPRSRERMYVNLTTGECGWDPPSGVPVRQADGNQWWELFDTHSGRFYYYNSTGPRTVWHRPQGADIVPLSQLQAMKRCNEAKRVGGSDEKHRHGTTGSIGSPGSQEMHTPLPEQESDVPVTSVQTPSTENANSELDPTVDLRSKGDGSSLEDSKDFSKDTPRDTSQRWQPAPGSKAAMLVKVNSMNRSQPNPALQQLGAHSKAITLNLNPSCNKTQEGHLSSSQGYKTAPSGKETGEMHQTHHLRKASNGSFCLVTADSSHPSPILQRSQTSTPRPISPQYGFTAPIYDEPVKDIPIYDEPPTDMEVEGAHLCNGQSLSRLTAAQSLQKPLYLQHPGVSHSGSRHRRNPSASDYSPAGLECIKHMVNIDPKQGNSTNSLVSIHAPSPTPKQDTVPTQPQAHSLQQSRGQLRDREPVTPGPSSLDKRQNWRVLEATVQRAMDARHSRQSSQASQDFSSSTPQATANYQDSGYSTGPSPSLRRKSRRRVVAGGGRPGSVGSSGELCALNERLMAEMREVVSRSNTMREVRAGLDPEKGEKGVLTPSPADSLRWYGAGAAVPTARCPSREDVAGASRSLKGTGNYGNPALTPLEIQGRQKRTYEKVDTLEMSISSQASLSSPETPGPPSQAGTLELQAQLESKKKGMVDSRTASLGPHRPVNHESREGGDGAGARGGGSAFQLSYATLRQPPPSEMGMEDWASKHLNMHTQGLFRRRVSIANMLSWNRGSIKKPMLVTSNRAIRKEACEMFKLVQAYMGDRPSRLDRRHCALLIVTKCWDMPGLRDELYVQLVRQTTANASPRSLAAGWELMAVSLAFFAPSPKFRCYLEGYIQRHTEPSSDKKLTQFILEQQEMKIKKNSKSRKKRKQNTEEDEGLSISTYAKFCHRKLLKVVITGGKKGLRKPTLEEIDHSRRAIITPSLFGSSLEEVMERQSELFPDRKLPWVQVQLSQYVLALGGAQTEGIFRVPGDIDEVNALKLQVDQWRIPENLSDPNVPASLMKLWYRELEEPLIPMDFYKQCISNCDDPVLAITVVQSLPELNRLVLCYFIHFLQVFAQPSNVAITKMDVNNLAMVMAPNCLRCHSDDPRIIFENTRKEMSFLRMLIVHLDTSFIEGVV; encoded by the exons CTCTGATTGGGTGGAGATCCTGGAGCCGCGCTCCCGTGAACGCATGTATGTGAATTTGACGACAGGGGAATGTGGCTGGGATCCTCCTTCAGGTGTTCCTGTTCGCCAGGCAGATGGTAACCAGTGGTGGGAGCTGTTCGACACTCACAGTGGCCGCTTCTATTACTACAACTCCACTGGGCCCCGTACTGTCTGGCATCGACCCCAGGGAGCCGACATAGTGCCCCTCTCCCAGCTCCAGGCCATGAAGCGATGCAACGAGGCCAAACGTGTTGGAGGGAGTGACGAGAAGCACCGCCATGGAACCACAGGGAGTATCGGCAGTCCCGGGAGCCAGGAGATGCACACTCCTCTACCTGAGCAGGAGAGTGATGTCCCTGTAACCAGTGTCCAGACACCCAGCACAGAAAATGCCAACTCTGAGCTGGACCCAACAGTTGATCTCAGATCAAAGGGAGATGGAAGCAGCCTAGAAGACAGCAAGGATTTCAGCAAAGACACACCCAG ggacaCTTCTCAAAGATGGCAACCAGCACCTGGTTCTAAAGCAGCCATGTTGGTGAAGGTGAACAGCATGAACCGTAGCCAGCCCAACCCAGCATTACAGCAGCTTGGTGCACACAGCAAAGCAATTACCTTAAATCTGAATCCCTCCTGCAATAAGACCCAAGAAGGACATCTGAGCTCCAGTCAGGGATATAAAACTGCTCCTTCTGGCAAAGAGACTGGAGAAATGCACCAAACCCATCACCTGAGAAAAGCCAGCAATGGCAGCTTCTGCTTGGTGACTGCAGATAGTAGCCATCCCAGCCCAATCCTTCAAAGGTCACAGACCAGCACACCCCGCCCCATCTCACCTCAGTATGGCTTCACTGCTCCAATCTATGACGAGCCGGTTAAAGACATTCCCATATACGATGAACCTCCTACAGACATGGAGGTGGAGGGGGCACACTTGTGCAATGGACAATCTCTGTCTCGTTTGACAGCCGCTCAGAGTCTCCAGAAACCTTTATACCTCCAGCACCCAGGTGTATCTCATTCAGGGTCCAGACACAGAAGAAATCCATCTGCGTCTGACTACAGCCCAGCTGGCCTGGAGTGCATCAAGCACATGGTCAACATTGATCCCAAGCAGGGGAACTCCACCAACTCTCTGGTGTCCATACACGCCCCTTCTCCTACACCCAAACAAGACACTGTTCCGACCCAGCCACAAGCCCACTCTTTGCAACAGTCTCGAGGTCAGCTGAGGGACAGAGAGCCAGTGACCCCTGGCCCAAGTTCACTGGATAAAAGGCAAAACTGGCGAGTCCTGGAGGCAACTGTACAACGTGCTATGGATGCACGACACAGCAGACAGAGCAGCCAGGCATCTCAGGACTTCTCCTCATCTACTCCACAAGCTACTGCTAACTATCAAGACTCTGGTTACTCCACTGGCCCTTCCCCAAGTCTGAGAAGAAAGAGCAGGAGGAGGGTGGTCGCTGGAGGAGGCAGGCCGGGCTCAGTGGGCAGCAGTGGAGAGCTCTGCGCCCTCAATGAGAGACTCATGGCAGAAATGAGGGAGGTTGTTAGCCGTTCAAACACCATGAGGGAAGTCAGAGCAGGCCTGGACCCAGAAAAGGGAGAGAAGGGGGTCCTGACTCCGTCCCCTGCAGATTCTCTCAGGTGGTATGGTGCAGGAGCAGCAGTACCAACAGCCAGATGTCCATCAAGAGAAGATGTTGCTGGAGCCTCCCGTTCTCTGAAAGGGACGGGTAACTATGGGAACCCAGCCTTGACCCCTCTGGAAATACAAGGGAGGCAGAAAAGGACATACGAAAAAGTGGACACCTTGGAGATGAGTATAAGTAGCCAAGCAAGCTTGTCATCACCAGAGACCCCAGGCCCACCCTCACAG GCGGGCACCCTAGAGCTGCAGGCTCAGTTGGAGAGCAAAAAGAAAGGTATGGTGGACAGCCGGACTGCTTCACTGGGCCCTCATCGTCCTGTTAACCACGAAAGCAGAGAGGGCGGTGATGGGGCAGGGGCACGAGGAGGGGGGTCTGCCTTCCAGCTCTCCTACGCCACCCTGCGGCAGCCTCCGCCTTCTGAGATGGGCATGGAAGACTGGGCCAGCAAGCACCTCAACATGCACACGCAAGGACTTTTCCGGCGCCGTGTCTCCATCGCCAACATGCTTTCCTGGAATCGTGGCTCCATAAAGAAACCCATGCTGGTTACCAGCAATCGTGCCATCAGGAAGGAAGCCTGCGAGATGTTCAAGCTGGTACAGGCCTACATGGGAGACAGGCCATCACGACTTGACCGCCGCCACTGCGCCCTGCTCATTGTCACCAAGTGTTGGGACATGCCAGGGCTACGGGACGAGCTTTACGTGCAGCTGGTAAGGCAAACAACAGCCAACGCAAGCCCAAGAAGCTTGGCAGCAGGTTGGGAGCTGATGGCCGTCAGCTTGGCCTTCTTCGCTCCCTCGCCCAAGTTCCGCTGCTATCTGGAGGGCTACATCCAGAGACACACGGAGCCCAGCAGCGACAAGAAAT TGACACAGTTCATTTTGGAACAGCAAGAAatgaagataaagaaaaattcaaagtcCAGAAAGAAGCGGAAACAGAACACAGAGGAAGATGAAG GTCTATCTATCAGCACATACGCCAAGTTTTGCCACCGGAAGCTGCTCAAGGTAGTGATTACTGGTGGGAAAAAG GGTCTGCGTAAACCCACCTTGGAAGAGATCGACCATAGCAGAAGAGCCATCATCACCCCCTCCCTTTTTGGCAGCTCACTtgaggaggtgatggagagGCAAAGCGAACTCTTCCCAGACAGGAAGCTGCCTTGGGTGCAGGTTCAGCTGTCCCAGTATGTCCTGGCTCTGGGTGGGGCTCAGACGGAGGGCATCTTCAG GGTGCCGGGAGACATTGATGAAGTGAATGCACTGAAGCTCCAAGTCGACCAGTGGAGGATTCCTGAAAACCTCTCAGACCCTAATGTTCCAG CCTCCCTAATGAAGCTATGGTATCGTGAGCTGGAGGAACCCCTCATCCCCATGGATTTTTACAAGCAGTGCATTAGTAACTGTGACGACCCGGTATTAGCTATCACCGTGGTCCAGTCACTGCCTGAACTCAATAGGCTCGTTCTCTGCTACTTTATTCACTTCCTGCAG GTGTTTGCTCAGCCATCTAACGTTGCCATAACTAAGATGGATGTGAACAATCTGGCCATGGTGATGGCTCCCAACTGCCTCCGATGCCATTCTGACGATCCCCGGATCATCTTTGAAAACACGCGGAAGGAGATGTCCTTCCTGAGAATGCTCATCGTTCACTTAGACACCAGTTTTATTGAAGGGGTGGTTTAA